In the Saccharococcus thermophilus genome, GACTTATTAAAATTTCCGCCGTTTATTTTACGATTGGGGTATGTTTAGGACTGTACATGTCGATTTCCCACTCGTTTACGTTGACCCCGGTTCACGTCCACATCAACTTGCTTGGCTGGACCGCGTTAACGCTGGCTGGAATTATTTATCATTTATTCCCGCAAGCAGCGGCAACGAAACTAGCAAAAACCCACTTTTGGCTTCATAATATCGGCTTGCCGCTCATGATGATCGGCCTTATTTTTGTCGTTTATAGACACAATGCATGGATACCAGTTACGGCCCTTGGCGGAACGCTTGTCGTCATCGCTGTCATTGTCTTTGCGGTCAATGTGTTGCAAAATGTAAAACAATCATAAATATATTTGCTCAAAACGCCATCCCGCTTGCGATGGCGCTTTCTTATGCAAAAAATCTAGCCGATTGGCGCCAAAAAAGCGGAAGAAAACGCGCTTAGAGGTCAATTTTCTTTGCGACGTATGCCAGCATACTTTCTTCTCCTCTTGAATAGACGGAAATAATTCCTTTATACTTAATTAAGTTATTACTGTTTTTTAGCAAGGGCGTGTTCTCGATGGAGAAACAAAACGGAATCCCGATGCAGCTGAAACAAGTTACCGATATTCGTGACGGGGTGCGCAAAGAAACGGTTGTGTTGGAAGCAAAAGGGATTTACTACATAAAAGAAAACGCCATGTATTTGCATTTTGAGGAACAGCAAGAAATTGGCAGCATCCGCACGGTCGTCAAAATAACAAATGACGAAGTGTTGGTCATGCGTTCCGGTGCGGTGCATATGCGCCATGCATTTCGCAAAACGGAGGAAACGACC is a window encoding:
- a CDS encoding cytochrome-c oxidase, translated to MGIRLIKISAVYFTIGVCLGLYMSISHSFTLTPVHVHINLLGWTALTLAGIIYHLFPQAAATKLAKTHFWLHNIGLPLMMIGLIFVVYRHNAWIPVTALGGTLVVIAVIVFAVNVLQNVKQS
- a CDS encoding DUF1934 domain-containing protein, which encodes MEKQNGIPMQLKQVTDIRDGVRKETVVLEAKGIYYIKENAMYLHFEEQQEIGSIRTVVKITNDEVLVMRSGAVHMRHAFRKTEETTGHYRTSFGQWTMKTKTDQIEFHYDDKRKKGRLFVSYQLQMQNEQTGRHAMTIMFKGV